The Euphorbia lathyris chromosome 3, ddEupLath1.1, whole genome shotgun sequence genome contains a region encoding:
- the LOC136223551 gene encoding transcription factor MYB33 — MSHTTNESDDIVFSKDQTESSLAEDSCGGSGNGGLALKKGPWTSAEDAILIEYVKKHGEGNWNAVQKHSGLSRCGKSCRLRWANHLRPNLKKGAFTQEEEQLIIELHAKMGNKWARMAAHLPGRTDNEIKNYWNTRIKRRQRAGLPLYPPEVSLQALQENQLGLNIGGINTGDKGHHDLLRHNSYDIPDVIFDSLKSNQGISSYVPELADITQSNMLIKGLGSSQYGTFMSPMMHRQKRLRESATLLPGYGGSMKDEFSLFEQFQDGSCDKVSQSFGLSFQFEPDPSNRNTQSFCENQGGHSLANGDYSASKPNSGLVKLELPSLQYSENDLGGWGTSPPPLLETVDTFIQSPPRGTVESSPRNSGLLDALLYEARTLSSAKNHSSDKSSNSSTVTPGELAETSAMNICDTDWEEYGDPLSPLGHAATSLFSECTPMSASGSSLEEAHPADTFAGCNVKSELVDHDWSPEREEETNIQFDITRPDALLAADWLGQGSGYIKDQVIMTDNIATLLGDDLSSDYKQMSAGASTPNQGWGLSSCAWNVMPAVCQMSEHP, encoded by the exons ATGAGTCACACTACAAATGAGAGTGACGACATTGTATTCTCCAAAGATCAAACCGAGTCATCATTGGCTGAGGATAGTTGCGGTGGAAGCGGAAATGGAGGACTTGCGCTGAAGAAAGGACCGTGGACCTCTGCTGAAGATGCAATTTTGATAGAATATGTTAAGAAACATGGAGAGGGAAACTGGAATGCTGTTCAGAAGCACTCTGGACTTTCCCGATGTGGAAAAAGCTGCAGATTGCGATGGGCCAATCACCTACGGCCTAACTTGAAGAAAGGGGCGTTTACTCAGGAAGAAGAACAACTAATCATTGAACTCCATGCCAAGATGGGAAACAAATGGGCACGTATGGCTGCACAT TTGCCTGGTCGTACAGacaatgagataaaaaattACTGGAACACTCGCATAAAGAGGCGTCAACGAGCTGGGTTACCTCTTTATCCTCCTGAAGTGTCTTTGCAAGCATTGCAGGAGAACCAGCTAGGTCTGAACATTGGTGGAATTAATACTGGAGATAAAGGTCATCATGATCTCTTGCGGCATAACAGTTACGATATACCTGATGTAATATTTGACAGTTTAAAATCCAACCAAGGAATCTCATCTTATGTCCCTGAACTTGCTGATATTACTCAAAGCAACATGCTGATAAAAGGTCTGGGTTCTTCTCAATATGGTACCTTCATGTCACCAATGATGCATCGTCAGAAGCGTCTTCGAGAATCAGCAACCTTACTACCTGGTTATGGTGGCAGTATGAAGGATGAGTTTTCCTTGTTTGAGCAGTTTCAGGATGGCTCTTGTGATAAAGTTTCCCAATCCTTTGGATTGTCTTTTCAATTTGAACCCGATCCCAGCAACAGGAACACACAATCCTTTTGTGAGAATCAGGGTGGCCATTCCCTTGCAAATGGCGATTACTCTGCTTCCAAGCCCAACTCTGGGCTTGTGAAGTTGGAGCTCCCTTCACTCCAATATTCAGAAAATGATTTAGGTGGCTGGGGAACATCCCCACCGCCTTTACTCGAGACCGTTGACACATTTATTCAGTCTCCGCCTAGAGGGACTGTTGAGTCTTCTCCTCGTAATAGTGGTCTACTGGATGCATTACTCTATGAGGCTAGAACTCTAAGCAGTGCAAAGAATCATTCATCTGACAAGAGTTCAAATTCTTCTACAGTTACTCCTGGTGAACTTGCTGAAACTTCGGCCATGAATATATGTGATACAGACTGGGAAGAATATGGCGACCCACTTTCTCCATTGGGCCATGCTGCAACTTCTCTTTTCAGTGAGTGCACACCTATGAGTGCCAGTGGAAGTTCTTTGGAAGAGGCACATCCTGCTGATACCTTTGCTG GTTGCAATGTAAAATCAGAACTAGTCGATCATGATTGGAGTCCtgaaagagaggaagaaaccAACATTCAGTTCGATATCACTCGCCCGGATGCTTTACTTGCTGCTGATTGGCTTGGGCAGGGTTCTGGTTACATCAAGGACCAAGTCATTATGACAGATAACATCGCAACCCTTCTTGGTGATGATTTGAGCAGTGATTATAAGCAAATGTCAGCTGGAGCTTCCACACCAAATCAAGGATGGGGGCTGAGTTCTTGTGCATGGAATGTCATGCCTGCTGTTTGTCAAATGTCTGAACATCCTTAG
- the LOC136222779 gene encoding probable serine/threonine-protein kinase PBL5 encodes MSVEAQPQRVVVIQDASKDVSPSAIQWLLNNFSFKPGDVLILFGVLHQVNNPMGYKVKVDSSSIFGVNPKYIAEEVAKKTEEYSSNVEIQRIAKHCEVEQIEFKIEVRAGATPKVVALKAARSLKATWVVLDRHMKRDKKYFLDKLQCGISRMKRDNTIETLRGSKARVSTIILPERRNQTKVRYDEMIPGSPKRADSSQNSAVHQRRSSGKEVDVDPREDTPHRSYNKQASIPSDQVLTASSSSSHMGNYETSGSSLTETRRSPLVYDHEGEYTITERESGGEQSPLDGNQGSEREAKTESSNELKQKRNNDDWMGGISMDDMFNNSTCSICNNRRPRIGWKRDFTYAEIHAATDGFSQKNFLSEGGFGSVFRGDIGELKIAVKQHNSESFQGEKEFKAEVNVLSTARHENLVMLLGSCSEGSNRLLVYEYVCNGSLDQHLSKFSRRPLCWKKRMKIALGAAKGLQYLHENNIVHRDMRPNNILITHDHEALLGDFGLARTQLDDSDQSWETRVVGTLGYLAPEYAECGKVSTKTDVYSFGVVLLQLITGLKTTDKILGGKSLVGWARPLLKEKNYPDLIDPRILDAHDVHQLFWMVRVAEKCLSKDPRKRLPMHKVVRTLNHLMESGTGCGIKDYSPVQSNSVSSTPESCDSRDDDTSFTVESSSMSSFSQMSLMLPQSPAFKLQPDTPILASSHYYYKKNTDIPDP; translated from the exons ATGTCTGTAGAAGCTCAGCCTCAAAGGGTGGTGGTGATTCAAGATGCATCGAAGGATGTTAGCCCGAGCGCGATTCAATGGCTACTTAATAACTTCTCATTTAAGCCTGGAGATGTGCTTATACTCTTTGGAGTTCTACACCAGGTTAATAATCCTA TGGGATACAAGGTGAAAGTGGATTCAAGTTCAATTTTCGGAGTGAACCCGAAATACATTGCAGAAGAAGTAGCCAAGAAAACTGAAGAATACTCCTCTAATGTCGAAATTCAGAGGATTGCTAAGCACTGTGAAGTGGAACAG ATCGAGTTCAAGATAGAGGTGCGTGCGGGAGCTACTCCGAAAGTGGTTGCTCTAAAAGCTGCCAGGAGCCTGAAGGCCACATGGGTGGTACTTGACAG GCATATGAAGAGAGACAAAAAGTACTTTCTGGACAAGCTGCAATGCGGGATATCAAGGATGAAGCGCGACAATACTATCGAAACACTGAGAGGATCTAAAGCCAGAGTAAGCACAATAATTCTCCCAGAAAGGCGAAATCAGACCAAAGTAAGATATGATGAAATGATACCGGGAAGCCCCAAGAGAGCAGACTCTTCCCAGA ATTCTGCAGTACATCAGAGACGCAGTTCAGGCAAAGAAGTAGATGTTGATCCAAGAGAAGATACTCCACACCGAAGTTATAACAAACAAGCCTCAATTCCAAGTGATCAGGTCTTGACAGCTTCTTCTTCGTCTTCACATATGGGAAACTATGAAACTTCAGGTTCTAGTTTAACTGAGACAAGGCGATCACCGCTGGTTTATGATCACGAGGGAGAGTACACGATCACAGAACGAGAAAGTGGTGGAGAGCAATCCCCGTTGGATGGGAATCAGGGAAGTGAAAGGGAGGCTAAAACGGAGAGCTCAAATGAACTAAAGCAGAAAAGGAACAATGATGATTGGATGGGAGGAATCTCAATGGATGATATGTTCAACAATTCCACCTGCTCAATTTGCAATAACCGGAGACCAAGAATCGGATGGAAAAGAGACTTCACTTACGCTGAGATTCACGCTGCCACAGACGGATTTTCCCAAAAGAACTTCCTATCTGAAGGCGGTTTTGGTTCCGTCTTTAGAGGAGATATTGGAGAGCTGAAGATTGCGGTAAAGCAACACAATAGTGAAAGTTTCCAAGGAGAGAAGGAATTCAAGGCTGAAGTAAATGTACTCAGCACAGCTAGGCATGAGAATTTGGTGATGCTGTTGGGATCATGTTCTGAAGGAAGCAACCGGCTTCTTGTTTACGAATACGTCTGCAATGGTTCGCTAGACCAGCATCTCTCAA AATTCTCTCGCAGGCCGCTCTGCTGGAAGAAGAGGATGAAAATAGCATTAGGAGCTGCAAAAGGCTTACAGTATCTACACGAAAACAACATAGTCCACAGAGATATGCGGCCAAACAACATCCTCATAACCCATGATCATGAAGCACTG CTAGGAGATTTCGGTCTTGCAAGAACTCAGCTTGATGATTCAGATCAGTCCTGGGAGACAAGAGTGGTAGGAACTTTGGGATACTTAGCACCAGAATATGCAGAATGCGGAAAAGTGTCAACCAAGACAGATGTTTACTCATTCGGGGTAGTGTTATTGCAGCTGATAACTGGACTCAAGACTACAGACAAAATACTCGGAGGGAAAAGCCTTGTCGGATGG GCAAGGCCACTGTTAAAAGAAAAGAACTATCCGGATCTAATTGACCCAAGGATCTTGGACGCCCATGATGTCCATCAACTGTTTTGGATGGTTCGTGTTGCAGAAAAATGTCTCAGTAAAGATCCGCGCAAGAGATTACCAATGCATAAG GTTGTTCGTACTTTGAATCACCTGATGGAAAGTGGCACAGGATGTGGAATCAAAGATTACTCCCCAGTTCAGTCAAATTCGGTAAGCAGCACACCTGAATCATGTGATTCACGAGATGACGATACAAGTTTTACTGTGGAATCTTCATCTATGAGTAGCTTCAGTCAAATGAGTCTAATGCTGCCACAGTCACCTGCATTTAAACTGCAACCAGACACACCAATACTAGCAAGTAGCCATTATTATTATAAGAAGAACACAGATATCCCGGATCCATGA